In one window of Gossypium arboreum isolate Shixiya-1 chromosome 4, ASM2569848v2, whole genome shotgun sequence DNA:
- the LOC108458829 gene encoding amino acid transporter AVT1I-like: MASDHQNGGSDLNAPVLDDQSRTQSLDLGDHTVGNTKKAASFFNTCFNGLSALSGVGILSTPYALASGGWLSLILLFAIATAAFFSGLLIQRCMDSDSNIRTYPDIGELAFGKKGRLTVSIFMYIELYLVATGFLILEGDNLQNLFPNMEFEVGQGLTIAGKQGFIIIVSLIILPTVWLDNLSLLSYVSTSGVLASGITLGSIIWTGAFEGIGFQQKGTLVNWDGMLTAISLYAFCYCAHPVFPTLYTSMKKKHQFSNVLIVCFIFCTITYASMAIFGYLMFGPQIQSQVTLNLPASKMSSKVAIYTTLVNPIAKYALMVTPIVNAIKTRFSCRCNPRFLSILIGTNLLISTVLVALAIPFFGSLMSLVGALLSITASVILPCLCYLKISGIYRRFNGQLVCMCFIIIVGVCLVIFGTYRSVLDIIGNF; encoded by the exons ATGGCGAGTGATCACCAAAACGGTGGATCTGATCTTAATGCACCCGTCCTTGATGACCAAAGCCGAACCCAATCACTGGATTTAGGAGATCACACTGTTGGTAATACCAAAAAGGCCGCCTCTTTTTTCAACACTTGTTTTAATGGACTCAGTGCTTTATCAG GAGTCGGGATATTATCAACCCCATATGCACTAGCATCAGGAGGATGGTTAAGCTTGATTCTTCTTTTCGCCATTGCCACTGCTGCATTCTTCTCTGGCTTATTAATCCAAAGATGCATGGATTCGGATTCGAATATCCGAACTTATCCCGACATCGGCGAGCTTGCATTCGGGAAGAAAGGAAGATTGACAGTCTCCATTTTCATGTACATCGAGCTTTACTTAGTTGCTACAGGATTCTTGATTTTAGAAGGAGATAATCTTCAAAATTTGTTCCCAAATATGGAATTTGAAGTTGGTCAAGGACTAACAATTGCTGGGAAACAAGGGTTTATCATAATAGTAAGCCTCATAATATTGCCCACAGTTTGGTTAGATAACTTGAGCCTTCTTTCATATGTGTCAACCAGTGGGGTATTAGCTTCTGGAATCACACTTGGTTCCATTATATGGACTGGTGCGTTTGAAGGGATTGGGTTTCAACAAAAGGGAACATTGGTCAATTGGGATGGAATGTTGACTGCTATCAGCTTATATGCTTTCTGCTATTGTGCACATCCAGTTTTCCCTACACTCTACACTTCTATGAAGAAAAAACATCAGTTCTCCAAT GTACTGATTGTATGCTTTATCTTTTGTACCATCACGTATGCATCAATGGCAATCTTCGGGTACCTAATGTTCGGACCACAAATTCAGTCACAGGTAACATTGAATCTTCCAGCAAGCAAGATGAGTTCAAAAGTGGCCATCTACACGACCCTGGTGAACCCCATAGCCAAATACGCATTGATGGTTACTCCAATCGTTAATGCCATTAAAACCCGGTTTTCATGCCGTTGCAACCCGCGATTCCTCAGCATCCTCATCGGCACCAACTTGTTGATCAGCACCGTTCTTGTGGCACTGGCGATTCCGTTCTTTGGTTCACTGATGTCCCTGGTGGGAGCACTTTTAAGTATCACTGCTTCTGTAATACTTCCATGCTTATGCTACTTGAAGATTTCAGGTATTTATCGAAGATTCAATGGCCAATTGGTTTGTATGTGCTTTATAATTATAGTGGGAGTTTGTCTGGTAATTTTTGGCACTTACAGATCTGTTTTAGATATCATAGGCAATTTCTAA